From Halotia branconii CENA392, the proteins below share one genomic window:
- a CDS encoding Uma2 family endonuclease, with protein MVEQLLINDDDYYVPDANQLVTEDDTPVDNFASAKQQRLLVGSLYSSIQSQTFVAEANVGIYYTDLQPAIVPDVFLSLDVQLPQSWWEKQNRCYMVWRFGKPPEVVIEIVSNKEGDELGKKLKIYEHMRASYYIVYDPNQQLKEQVLRIYELRGMRYFETSETWLEQVGLGVTLWEGEFEGRQDTWLRWCYQDRTVLLTGDERAEQEQQRAEQAEKRVQLLAQRLRAMGIDPDTLSDTDV; from the coding sequence ATGGTTGAGCAACTCTTAATTAATGATGATGATTACTACGTGCCAGATGCCAACCAGTTAGTCACTGAAGATGATACACCTGTGGACAATTTCGCATCTGCCAAACAACAACGCCTTTTAGTTGGCTCTCTTTACAGTTCTATACAAAGCCAGACTTTCGTAGCTGAGGCTAATGTAGGTATTTACTATACAGACCTTCAGCCCGCTATTGTACCTGATGTTTTTCTCAGCTTAGATGTCCAATTACCTCAAAGTTGGTGGGAGAAACAGAACCGTTGTTATATGGTGTGGCGTTTTGGTAAGCCTCCAGAAGTCGTCATTGAGATTGTCTCTAACAAAGAAGGTGACGAACTAGGAAAAAAACTAAAAATTTATGAACACATGCGGGCTAGTTACTATATTGTATATGACCCAAACCAGCAACTAAAAGAGCAAGTACTACGCATTTATGAACTTAGAGGAATGCGTTACTTTGAAACTTCAGAAACTTGGTTAGAACAAGTGGGTTTAGGTGTAACTTTATGGGAAGGTGAATTTGAAGGTAGACAAGATACTTGGTTACGCTGGTGCTATCAAGATAGAACTGTCTTACTGACTGGAGATGAACGCGCCGAACAAGAACAACAACGCGCCGAACAAGCTGAAAAACGTGTCCAGTTACTTGCACAAAGACTACGAGCTATGGGTATAGATCCTGATACTCTCTCAGATACTGATGTATGA
- the miaA gene encoding tRNA (adenosine(37)-N6)-dimethylallyltransferase MiaA produces MTKLIVICGATATGKSGLALNLAMRLGSVILSADSRQVYREFDIGTAKPILAEQKSVPHYLIDICNPTDIMTVADYQEQAQSLVASLSVSPLLLVGGTGLYIRSIVQGMKIPRVAPDKQLRSQLEFLGQTTLYGILQQVDTLAAQKIHANDIVRTLRALEVFYITGKPISQQQGENPPNYPILQIGLDCDVKKLELRIHKRTEQMIANGLVAEVEYLCQKYGADLPLLNTLGYQEIKQYLAGDISLDEAKELTVLHTRQFAKRQRTWFRAYSHIEWFDANDPDLLEKVWQRVKNFCCSKL; encoded by the coding sequence ATGACAAAATTGATTGTAATTTGTGGAGCAACAGCAACGGGTAAGTCTGGGTTAGCTTTGAATTTAGCGATGCGGTTGGGTTCTGTAATTTTAAGTGCTGATTCTCGTCAAGTTTACCGCGAGTTTGATATTGGTACGGCAAAGCCAATATTGGCAGAACAAAAATCAGTACCACATTATTTAATAGATATCTGCAATCCCACAGACATCATGACGGTAGCAGACTACCAAGAACAAGCACAAAGTTTAGTTGCTTCCCTTAGTGTTTCACCATTATTATTAGTTGGCGGCACTGGCTTATATATCCGTTCCATTGTTCAAGGCATGAAAATTCCCAGAGTTGCACCGGATAAACAACTGCGATCGCAACTTGAATTTCTTGGTCAAACCACGCTCTATGGAATATTACAACAAGTTGATACCTTAGCTGCACAAAAAATTCATGCTAACGATATTGTGCGGACTTTACGAGCTTTAGAGGTATTTTATATCACTGGAAAACCTATTTCTCAACAGCAAGGAGAAAATCCACCAAATTATCCCATTTTGCAAATTGGGTTAGACTGTGATGTGAAAAAGCTAGAGCTACGTATTCACAAGCGCACTGAGCAAATGATAGCAAATGGTTTGGTGGCTGAGGTGGAATATCTTTGTCAGAAATACGGTGCTGATTTACCTTTGTTGAATACTTTGGGATATCAAGAAATTAAGCAGTATTTAGCTGGGGATATTTCTCTAGATGAAGCAAAAGAATTAACAGTTTTACATACGCGGCAATTTGCTAAACGACAACGCACTTGGTTTAGAGCATATTCCCACATTGAGTGGTTTGATGCAAATGATCCTGATTTGTTAGAGAAAGTTTGGCAGCGAGTAAAGAATTTTTGCTGTTCTAAGCTTTAA